AGACATTGAATCCTCCCGGGAGTTTCTCAGGAAGTTTGTTGGGGTGAGTCATTTAATCCCATCTTCTGCAAGAAACAGTGGTGATGTGTCATAAATGACATGCACTGTGCCCAGTCACATAGATTTTAAATGGCTCCAGATGTCATATTTGACATGCAGTCACAGGTCTGACTGTCACTGGGTCTAGTAACATATTCTGCCAGGTCATGCATCATCATGAGCACACATTTTGCCTGGCCATGTCTCATTATTTACCTGGTTTACCTCCTTTTCTTGCACTCCAAAGCCACAAAGAGGATTGTGCAAGGAGTTCTTACAGCTGTGTTTGGGTGTGAGATTAATTCTCAGTGCAGGACTGGGACCTTTCACGATAAAGTTCTTGCTGGCTTCAGTGGGAGATTTGTCTACATATGTAAATTCCTGTGGGACATTTGGGAAAGTAGGGGGACTAAAAGCTGAGTTTCTGtttaggaaaaacatttttttctttaacattcCAGTGTCACTGGGGCCCTATGCATGCAGATTTCTAAAGGTCTGTAAACATCTTCAAAGCTCTGCTTTGACCTGAGATGCAAAGAGATGCCAAGTGGGATTCTAAAAGCACCTACAATAGCAACCAACATTACTTTGGCACTTAGGTTTCTGAAATCCTGTTGATGCCTAAATGTGTTTTGGGGAATCTGCAGATATTTAAAAGTGTGGCCTGATAGTTTTCTGTctgcccttcccctcctcccaggAAAAAAGTCCATGAAATTAGCTCAACAACAGTATTAGATGCTAAAGAATCCACAAAGCTACCAAAAAACTTCTTTCAGTTCTCCTGCTCCCATAATGACTAGTTCTGTATAATGCTATCATAGATCTGTTATTTTCTGCTCATTTGTATAAATTTGGGATAGCTGTATGACCTTTTATTAGTCTTAATGATctactggggggggggggagctcAATATGTTAATTAGATGTTGCATACAGAAAAGGGCACAGTTTGAATGGTTTGTAAGGGGAAATGAGCGTGGCTCAACCACAGATACAAATCCTGTACAGCAGtaaagagcaactgatggcaaaATTTGCTGTACCTGATAGAGGGGAGATTTGGGTGCAGTAAAACACAAGTGAACAGATACAGGTTTGTTATGAACAGTCATTTGGGTTAATGCAAAAAGGCTTCACAGCATTTCAAAACCTTGCTGTATTGGGCTTCCTACAAAGACAAAATAACAAGATGCAGAGGAAGCTAAGCAGCAGCTGAACCCAGTGGTACAATggcattttcagaaaaaaatgcctGACAAGCATAGAGCCAGCTCAAGGCGTATTCCTTAAATGTGACTTGAGTTTTGTTTAAAGGACTTTTGTGGAATGCAAGTGGTACACAAGGGTGTGCTCAGGGAAAGATTTTACACTTCCTAGACATCATATAGATTCAGTTTCCTGAACAGCAGATTTGTATCACACTGTTACATTTTCTCATCTCCAAGACCCCAGAAGGAAAGTACAGTCAGTGGCAGAATTTCACATGCCAAAAAGAAATCATACCCAATACATCAGGTGTGATGACAGATACAAAATACTCCAGAGCAGAGTTCCTGCTCCTATTAATAGCTGGGGATAGAAAAGATACTCTGAATGGCCGAGATcaaacaagattaaaaaaaggcacagaaagAAATCTGCATGTTTGCTCATTTTGAGTTTGCTCTGGCTTGTCCTCTGTTGAGATACAGTCAATTGGTTATAGtatttgtggtttattttcctttcttaccaCTGCAATTTGAATCCTACTCAACCAGATACAGATATTTACTGGCTTTCTTATAGTAGTGACTTTATTGTGCAGCTAATTTGAGTTATGTCTTCCCCATTTATGGCTTTACAAGTAATAGATGTAATAGGATGTTCAAGATAAAAGAAGGCAAATTATTTCACCCTAGTATAAACTacactttatttttaaagagaagCTTAACGAAATCCAAAAGTAGGAAAATTAGTTTCAGATCAACTGAATATATTtcacataatttttaaaaattgttttacCCTCTTCAAAATTTCTCCCTTCGCTTTCAAGGGTCCAAGCCAGTTCCAAAATGAAAAACGCTGTTTAGAAATGAAAAgttgactttttctttttttccttgagagTTGTGGAAAAGGAGTATCTTGACATTTTCAACATTCTTTCCCATGTTTTTTGGGTATAACTGCTTTCTAGATTTGAAGTATCAATTTCATAGAGAGTTTCATTCTTCCAAAACTTTATTTTCTGGCAAAACTAAAGCTCCTTAAAAAACAGTTGCCCAGTTTCACTCAAGTTACCCCTCTGGAGTTAGTTTGGCTGGTGTGGAAATGCCACACAGTGACATTTTCCTTACATGACTGATGTTGCATACCTTCATGTATGGCATTTCTTAGCATGATTCTTAGCACCACTGTAAACTGAGCTACAGATTTCTTTACCATTAGAGAATTTATCTTGCCTGGGCACATGGAAGGAATTAGAGAAAGGACTAACGACTTCACTTATGTTTTAGCCTGTCTCCTTCCCAGGCAAGTCAAACTGAGTTAAAAGTGCCACTGTGCTCAAGTTAAGAGgttttatgtgtgtgtgggCAGAACTCAAACCAAGAGCAACATTACCTGAGCCAACAGAGCTGTACAGACAAGCTAGAGACTGTCTTAGGTACAGTCATATTTGAAGGGTTATCAGCAGAGCAATAGCACTGCATATTTATGGCAATGTGTTAATGCCAGTTAAAGATTTTATGTTCACAGACACTATATTTTCAAGTGCCTAATCCAGAGGTAAGatgtaaaaaaggaaataaaggaaacaaagaaaccaTTAATTCAGGAGCAGTTGTGAGCTGTAGGTGTATGAAATAATACAGACAGAGATTATATTAATTTTGTAGTTCCATTTTTCCTCTAAatgctttctcccttccttgccCTTGCTTCACCTGCCTGGTTGGTTACTTGCTGAATGAAAAGCATCTCAAAAGGAATTTTTCTCCTGCTTGATCAGAGGGGTAGAAGAGATGTTATTGAAAacttgattattttatttttaaatttagaaagaaaatcactgtgatttttaatgtttcttgAACTCTGATTGCTTTTTTATCGTACATATCTACACTACCTTCCTGCCCTTCCAAGACCTAAAGTAGCATCAAGAACATATTCCACATCTCTTTTATCCCTAAGGAAATTTGTTAGTGCCCTCCTTAAGGAATTTTTGGGTGTGTATGTGTCATAACAGAGAGTGATTCTGAGAAATGGGAAGCGAGTAATCAGAAGAGCAGTCAATCTTAAATTTCAAAGCCTGTTCTTGCTTAAAATGTTCACttatactattttttttaataaggagCTTGATTTTCAACTCAGACTTTTGGGAAAATGATTGCCTTCCAAAGAAAATGTTAATACTCTGTCAAAGCTCTGAGCACTTCCAAACTGAAAATATATTAGCTGAACATGGAAATATGTCAACATTTTCATTACaaatggagctgtggtgcttcacAGGGCTTCTCAACTGACTGCTCGGTGCTCTTGCTCCTGTTCAGTGAAGTGTGGGATCAAGCTTCATCTCCCATGattgtttcctttccttcttcttgaTGGCAAATGGAGATGTGTCATCAGAGGTCCTTACCATGACACATCATGGGAGATGAATTCCTTATTTGGAGTGAGGTACTGTGACTATAGGTTCTCTGAAACACAACTGTCAAAGAAGTTATATGACTTTTTGTTGAATTCTGTTAGTTATTGCAGTAGATCATCCTGGATTTGCTCACTAGCTCCctcaaatgtttttatttaatcaCATCAGTGTAGACTATGTATCTGCCAGCAAACAGTATGGAAATCCACCTTGTAGAGATCCAAGACACAGTTCCTTCTCGTTTCACAAACTCCTTGTTACAACTTGTTCTGGTCCTCAGTAAAAGCCACATGCTCCTAAGTGCAGCCCGTGAATGAAGAATGGCTCACATTTTCTGGCTAACTACAAGCAGGTAGTCTCCAGAGTCCCATAGGGTTGGAGGCTTGTGGACTCTTGCACACATTGGGAAATTAATCTTCCTAGGTATACAAATTGGgaccagcagccctggagatTGGTGAGAGCCGTTGAGATCCTTGTGCTCTTTCTATAGTTACTCCGTGTAACCAGATGCTCCGCCAGGCTATTCATAGTCATGTCATTGACAGTGCTGTCCTTTGACCTTAATAATCTGCTGAATTACTCACTGAAGCAAGGCCAAAAAAGTGGTGAGTTACATGATTTATATTTGGCCATGACAGAAGGAGTCTCCCAATATGCAGGAAGAGCAAGGCTTTTCTTGGGTTTACTTCCTTTAAGAGCTGAGGCAGCAACTTTGGTCCATAGCATCCACTTCACTACTCATTTCCAGGGGACAGGGAAAAGGTGTTTACATTTGCTTTTAATATCTTTCTTTAATAGATAACTTTGGCCACAGAAGCTCCAATCCCACAGTCAGTGCATGTACAGATTTAGAATTTCTGTTTTACAGAACAGCATCAGCCTTAAGAGCCTTTTTATAGCTAGAATGGAAGCTTCAGCGGTGAAAAAAAAGCTGTCATTATAAAGCTCCTTTTACAGTGACTCATTACTTTCTCATAGATGTAGCCTTTGTACCACGTTTGTTCATGTCTGATCTCTGTCCAGGGATGgtatttgtgaagaaaaaaaggaaagttaagCAAAATCTACTCAACCATCTTTCCTGTCTCTATGCCTAAAACCAAAATTCTGTATGTGTTCCGGTCCAAACTTCTGCAGTTTGTCATAAGTTACCTACAACTCCAAGATCTTCCTTCAAACATGGATATTGTGTACCTGCAGAGATGTCTGTGGACACCGTGGGAGTTCTGAGCTGCAGAAGTTACTTCTTGCATGTGGTATTTGTTACATGCCTGTTTTACAAAGCTCAGAATGAGGCTTATCTAGCAACATGTGAGGCTGTGAGACATGAATATTCAACAGATGAAGTTGCAAGGGCTTCACAAAGACCAGTGGATCTTCTGAGAAAGCTAGGAGCTTATGAAGAATTGTCCCTTTTTtataccaagaaaaaaaattgtatcttATAGCAATAAATGCAGGGCTGCAATGAGGAAGTCGAATCACCAACAGCCTAGGAACAGAGAGCTCAGCTCACACATAGGTACCTAAAGCTATACTGATACTGTCCCAGGTCCAGaacagttcatagaatcatagaatggtctgggttggaagggtcctccaaaggtcgtctagtccaaccccctctgcagtcagcaggggcatcctcaactataccaggttgcctagagccctgtAAAGCCTCaatttgaatatctccagggatggggcctcaaccatctccctgggcaacctgctccagcgtTCCActactctcacagtaaagagcttcttcccaacatccaacctaaatctactcttctctaatttctatccattgccccttgtcctatcactgcaggcctttgtaaacagtctttctctatccttcttgtaggctcctttcaggtactggaaagatGCTAataggtcttcctggagtcctgtctccaggctgaacaacgccagctcccttagcctctcttcgtaggagaggtgctccaacccctgatcattttcatggccattctctggaccctctccatcaggtccatgtccttcctgaaatgagggctccagggctggacgtagtactccagatgaggtctcaccagagcagagtaaattgGCAGAATCACCTGCCCTGCACAAATAAGGAGACAAGACACTAAGCTTGATGGACTAAAGGCCATAGGGGTAACACAGTTGCTATAATCTCTCAGGTGGTATTGTTCAgctttcaaattattttcttgtatCCCCACAGGGAGTGGGGAAAGCTGGCACCAGCCGTGCCCTGGACTGCGGCTCTGGGATAGGTCGTATCAGCAAGCATGTCCTGTTGCCAGTTTTCAAGAGCGTGGAACTGGTGGATATGATGGAGAATTTTCTGGCTGAGGTCCCAAACTACCTGCAGGGCAAGGAGGACAGAGTAGAGATGTATTATTGTAAAAGCCTCCAGGAATTCACTCCAGCCCCACAAAGATATGATGTCATCTGGATTCAGTGGGTTTCAGGTTAGTTCAGCATGATTCATCCATCCAAACATCTCAGAGAATTATGCAGCCTGTGCTAAAATTTATGTAAAAAGAATGATACAGCTGTAAAAGAAGGTTCTCAGCTCTTTGGGACTGCTTCCTAAAATGTCACAAGAGGCTTCTGGGAGTTCTCCCAAGCCACATCCACAGTGGGTACCagtgaagttgttttttttccggGCCATGTACTAGAGGAAGTTTCATGTTCTTCTAGAGTAACCTGCATGCTAAGGTGCAGCTGAGAAGTAGGCTTTATAGATGGGGTTTCTTGAGCAGCAGTCCTCCTTAGTTGCCAGTGCTGTGGCCAGATACACAGGGTTGGCCTCACCTGTGAGCAGGGATTTCTGAATCTGATGATTATTCAGACTTGGGGGTGTTTCAGGAaacaatctgaaaaaaaaaaaaacaccactacCTATAAACCAAATCATGTCTTATACATGCACTGTTGCTTATCAAACAGGTTGACTTAGCTACATCCCACAGTACCCCTTCATATAAGAAATACCTGCttcttctgcagcctccctaGTGAATGCCCTGCAATGTTAAGAGCAGAAGACTGACACTCAGATAATGTGGGCTGTGCtcttcacaaaaaaaaccaacaaaacaaaatagaaaaaggttattttttttccctaggaaaCCTACTGTGGTGCGTAACTGCCTAACTTCCAGAGGTtttctctgaatctctgaaCCCAAGTGTCCATGGTGCAGAAGTTGTTaatcaaaagcaaacagaaggcCCAAACTAATACTTCTTTCCAAAACCCTGGAGAGGTTTTGCTAGGTAAAAGGGAAGATGAAGGCAGAGATACTAGCACAGGAGATGGTTTTACTCAGGAACATTTACTTGTCCTCTACGCATAGTcttaaaaaagcaataaaaacaaGCTTCTTAGAACACATCTTTGTACTGTGCCAGCAAATTGCTTCAGAAGGGTatcattttcttttgtatttttgcttttcttgaatTTCCACTCACTGCAGTACCATCTTCTGAGCAaattcagctcaacatgagactGAATGAGCTAAGACTGGTCAGGGGCTGTGCTCATCAGCTCTATGGCTGCACAAAGAGAACATGTGCCTTTTCTTTAGCATAGACACAGATCTGAATCTCCTTCCTTTCTATGAAATATGTAGTGATCTTAAGTGTTAAACAAAATTCTACCCCTCTTTTGAATTTGGCTGAAACATGCCAACAAACTCAGTGCTTTTTGGTGAAGCAAGGGCAGGACTGGTAGAGAACAACACTATGAAGAGCTCATTTTCTTAAGAAACTAGGCTAAAAGCTAGAGAGTTAAGAGTACCTTCCTTTCCAAATTAAGTGTTCCAAAGCTCCAATGTATCTTGCTGATGCAATCTTGATTTGTAAGCATAAGTCTCTAAGCCCAGGCTGTTATTTTATGAAAAAATAATACTGTATGTTTACATTTCATATAAAAAAATTCCGTTTTCCTTCAGCTTGAAAGGGATTCAGATGTAGGCTTTGGGGcttctttcttgttctttttttttgggggggagcaTTGGTTAAAGAAACCTGGCATGATATGTCAAAATGTGGTTTTGAAATGACAGCTTCCATTAATCAAAGTTTAAATCTTCCATCAGGAAAACTAAATATTTTGACtagaaaatacaaacaatttttTCCAAGTTCTTTATTCCGTTTCTGACCACCTGTCCTTGCTAATTCACTTGAGATGTTTAACATAGGAGAATTTTCATTTCTACTGATCTCAACATTACAGAAGTATTGATCATTGAGAAGGAAGGATGAAAACCACAATCTCAATAACATATTGAAAAAAGTACTATTTTTCAGAAATCACAATAGTATGGAATAAAATAAAGAGTTTATTTGGCTGTTTGGAAGGTCTTGCATTCCTCACTGGATTTTTGGTTCAGAACTTCTTTGATGGGTACATAACATTTTATATAAAGTTACAGAGATTTGTAGTATTGAAAGGCAGAAGGGAGAGTTAAGATTATCTGGTTTGACCTACTCTATATCACAAGATGTTATATTCATTCCTTTACCCTTGCACTGAAGCAGTAGTTTGTGTTCAATTGAAGCATATCTTGAGAAATCAAATCAACTATGCTTGATTTGAGGACTTCAAGAGGTGGTAAGCAGCACTTCTGCTGGTAGTTCCCAATGGGTAATTGCTTACACTGTTAAACAGTTGTCACTTATTTCCAATATGAATTTGTTTGGCTCCAGCTTCCTACCACTGATTCTTATTACGACTTTAACCACCAGATTAAAGAACCCTTCAGCACCCAGTATTTTCTCCACTATTCCCATTGACTTCTGTCCACATCTGTTGCTACTACTAATATGGATGCTAAACACTGATTTGTTTGTAACTGTTGGTCTTGTTGGTTTACCCAAGATTTTATAATTAAATATCAGGACTAGATCTTCTCCTGCAGTAAACAGGACATAGAGTCTTGGATCAAGGACCATTCTGATGTGTACAGAAGGAGTTTGTTTGAATGCTTAACAATGATCTATTTCCCATCTTTTCATCTGTAGGATATCTGACAGATAAAGATCTCCTGGAATTTCTCATCCGATGCCAGAATGGCTTGAGGGATAATGGTGTCATCATTCTCAAGGACAATGTAGCCAGGGAGGGCTGTGTCCTGGATTGTCTGGATAGCAGTGTGATCCGAGACCTGGATATCATCCACAGCCTCATTGAAATGAGTGGACTCACTATCCTACgagaggagaggcaggaagGATTCCCTGAGCAGTGTGTCCCAGTCTGGATGCTGGCCATGCAGAAAGGCCCTGGCCATTTCTGATTGTGTAGTGACACTGCAGGCCTGGACTATGGATGAACTGCAGgaatgggaaggagaaaaacagcTATCAGAGTCCTCCTAACCATGCACCACTACTACTACACCTCTGGGACAGCAAATCCTAAAAGATCAGGAGAGAATCACAATTGATCCAGCTTCTCCagggaaaaatcttttctgaaTCCTACCTGCTTCATCATTCTctccatttttaaaagcatttctaaCAGCTCCTAGCCAGATCTCTCTTTCATTAAGGAGTCCATACTGGATAAAAGCCAAATAATAGAAAATAATTAGGTCTGAAGTTTCTGTAGTGGCTAATACATTTTGGAGTGTTCTGTATGAGATGTTAACAAGTAAGCCTGTTTTTCACTATGGTGCTTAATCTCTTTGGAATTTAAGAAGGATCTGTCAGATCACTGAAACAGGAAATTCAGATAACTTCTGGAAAACCTAAACCAAATTTTACTGTCATCACTATCTGTACTTTAAAATAGTTAAACCAAAAGTGTCAAGAGAAGTTTTATCTAGTTGTTGGCATCAGCTAcacagtttatttatttattttttttcttttctgtcaatTTGGACAATCAGACAACGTGGTCCATTTTGCATTTTTGGGAACTGCTTTATCTTCCTATGTTTCTGCCATAGAACAATAGTGGTGCATAAGGCATTTTGCACTCCAGGGGAAAACTTAACTGACAAATACATGCATGTTTCCATTGAAATTTTGGGAAAAAGCTTGCCCCACAAATTACACTCtggaagatattttttaaaaatgttcacAGTGGAAACCACTTGAAAGCTTCTCTTTATTATTCATACCACtgtaaatttctttctttcccacatTGAGAACAAGTCTGGCACCATATGCAGAGCTAATGGGATTTCATGGGGTGTTAATAGTAAGACTGTAAGAAGAACTAATACAGTATTGTATTGATTAACAACTGTACTAAACTGCAGAGGGTGTTAGTGTAACCCAAAAGCATCCATGATTTATATTCCAACAGCAACTGGATAAGCCTGGATTTGAGCATACTAACACTCATATCATCTCCTTAAGGCTCACCAAAACTATACATTAAGCTTCTTGTCCTCTTCATATACAACAACATATATAACaacaatgtgttcttgtggccaagagagccaatgggatcctgggatggatcaagaaaggtgtgtccagcagggctagggaagttcttctgcctctgtactctgccctggtgagaccacacctggaatactgtgtccagttttgggctccccaattcaagagagacagagacctgctggacagaatccaacggagagccacgaggatggttaggggacttgagcatctcccctatgaagagagactgagatccctgaggctgtttagtcttgagaagagaagactgagaggggatctgatcattGTCTATagatatgtgaggggtgggtgtcaagtggagggggccaggctcttttcagtggttgatagtgataagacaaggaacaatgagttcaaactaaaacatagaagatttcacctcaacatgaggagaaactacagtgagggtgacagagcactggaacaggctgccctggggggttgtggagtctccttctctagagactttcaaaacccacctggatgcattcctgtgtggactaccctaagtgatcctgctctggcaggggggttggacctgatggtctcttgaggtcccttccaacctctgatatactgtgatactgtgatatagGCACAAAAAATGTGCTGTAGGAGTACAGAAGTTTGtcttgcagggaaaaaagggggaaaaaaaaggcagattttaaagttttgcttcattctgcATTTGGTCGAGAAGAGAgaattttttaattcttttatgACGGAAAACCACACAACCATAGATTTTGCCAAGTTGATTAACATTTTTCATTCTGTCAAAATCAAATGTTTCTTTTGAGTTGGACTTCTAAAATAATTTGCACTAGAAATGTTATTAGATGCAgtaaaaagcaaattaaatatGGCTTG
This genomic interval from Indicator indicator isolate 239-I01 chromosome 10, UM_Iind_1.1, whole genome shotgun sequence contains the following:
- the NTMT2 gene encoding N-terminal Xaa-Pro-Lys N-methyltransferase 2; this translates as MAYKAAHLAFKSRWHKTDEELCRHSMSFILHKAIRNDFFQSYLYLLEKLPLVKLYALTSQVINGEMQFYARAKHFYQGVPATEEGMMGDYIELSNTDIESSREFLRKFVGGVGKAGTSRALDCGSGIGRISKHVLLPVFKSVELVDMMENFLAEVPNYLQGKEDRVEMYYCKSLQEFTPAPQRYDVIWIQWVSGYLTDKDLLEFLIRCQNGLRDNGVIILKDNVAREGCVLDCLDSSVIRDLDIIHSLIEMSGLTILREERQEGFPEQCVPVWMLAMQKGPGHF